One genomic window of Caldivirga maquilingensis IC-167 includes the following:
- a CDS encoding MFS transporter: protein MHRNVYLILLIKGLRTFVFGIVSVLTPIYLAMLGFPPIYVGASLFLMVLGNVLSNILLTWFGDVIGRRRLLIILSLFMFISGILLFSSSLYPVMALALLIGNISTTGTEAGPFQSIETGVLPRFTGDRLGRILGVYNLIGYSASSIGALASSLPAYLGNNIHVIRSMYLIYALAGLIMIIVYNTLSGIETTRRDLGLRGLSRSAVADIRNLSILFSIDAFGGGLVTQSLLSYWFYIRYGVSLRELGVVFMIVNVVTALSLIIAPLIAERIGNLRTMVYTHIVSNVFLILVPLAGTFLGSFIFLLLRQSVSQMDVPTRQAFMVQIFKDEERVAANAITNTARSISTLPGSLIVGDKRGGKLRLFKAG, encoded by the coding sequence ATGCATAGGAACGTTTACTTAATCTTACTCATTAAGGGACTGAGAACCTTCGTCTTCGGTATTGTTAGTGTACTGACACCCATTTACTTAGCCATGTTGGGTTTCCCACCCATTTATGTGGGTGCCTCTTTATTCCTTATGGTTCTCGGCAATGTTCTCTCAAACATATTATTAACCTGGTTTGGTGACGTAATTGGTAGGAGAAGATTATTAATCATCCTTAGTTTATTCATGTTTATTTCAGGCATATTATTGTTCTCATCCTCATTATACCCAGTAATGGCATTAGCACTACTTATAGGTAACATAAGCACCACAGGAACTGAGGCTGGTCCCTTTCAATCAATTGAAACAGGCGTGTTACCTAGGTTTACTGGTGATAGGCTAGGTAGGATCCTAGGTGTTTACAATCTCATTGGTTACTCCGCTTCATCAATTGGCGCCCTTGCGTCATCATTACCAGCCTACCTTGGGAATAACATACATGTAATTAGGTCAATGTACCTAATTTATGCCCTTGCTGGTTTAATAATGATTATTGTTTATAACACATTAAGTGGTATTGAGACCACTAGGAGGGATTTAGGGTTGAGGGGGTTAAGTAGGTCTGCGGTCGCTGATATTAGGAATCTATCAATATTATTCTCAATAGATGCATTCGGCGGTGGGTTGGTGACGCAGTCATTATTATCATACTGGTTCTATATTCGTTATGGCGTATCCTTGAGGGAATTAGGTGTTGTATTCATGATTGTTAACGTGGTTACAGCATTATCGTTAATTATTGCACCATTAATAGCTGAGAGGATTGGTAATTTAAGAACAATGGTGTATACGCATATAGTATCAAATGTCTTCCTAATATTAGTGCCGTTGGCTGGAACATTCCTGGGAAGCTTCATATTCCTCCTATTGAGGCAGAGTGTCTCTCAAATGGATGTACCGACTCGGCAAGCGTTTATGGTGCAGATATTTAAGGATGAGGAAAGAGTCGCCGCTAACGCCATAACCAACACTGCAAGGAGCATAAGCACCTTACCTGGATCATTAATAGTTGGTGATAAAAGAGGTGGCAAACTTCGCCTTTTCAAGGCGGGGTAG
- a CDS encoding ACT domain-containing protein, with amino-acid sequence MMFHRELAMIYEASGKTIVEFIIRLNEDRPGILAAVSDVFAENGVNIINASFNRLQKMIHVIADFTNSVSSISDVENMLRKFSFVYDVMEKVLNNDAYVLATLSIPTFNNNYVLAIDHDVFENQVSEPLLNILRSMGKKDGELMLGMYGSFKASELSILQLRGLGRVQVQSAGNATIIRVCRENLSEEFSKLILSYLEGFTELFNIKTQNQGISESCLQVKVTSS; translated from the coding sequence ATGATGTTTCATAGAGAGTTAGCCATGATATATGAGGCCAGTGGTAAAACAATAGTTGAGTTCATCATAAGGCTTAATGAGGATAGGCCAGGCATATTAGCTGCGGTTTCCGATGTCTTCGCTGAGAATGGGGTGAACATAATTAATGCATCGTTTAATAGGCTCCAGAAGATGATTCATGTCATCGCTGACTTCACTAATTCAGTATCCTCAATAAGTGATGTTGAGAACATGCTTAGGAAATTCTCCTTCGTTTACGATGTTATGGAGAAGGTACTTAACAATGACGCTTACGTTTTAGCAACTTTATCCATACCAACATTTAATAATAACTACGTATTAGCCATAGATCATGATGTTTTCGAGAACCAGGTGAGTGAACCATTGTTAAACATACTGAGGAGCATGGGGAAGAAGGATGGGGAATTAATGCTAGGCATGTACGGCTCCTTTAAAGCCAGTGAATTAAGCATCCTCCAATTAAGAGGCTTGGGTAGGGTTCAGGTGCAATCAGCTGGTAACGCAACCATTATTAGGGTTTGCCGCGAGAACCTTAGTGAGGAGTTCTCTAAACTAATCCTAAGTTACCTTGAGGGTTTTACGGAATTATTCAATATTAAGACCCAGAATCAAGGCATTAGTGAATCATGCCTACAGGTTAAGGTAACATCATCTTGA
- a CDS encoding heavy metal translocating P-type ATPase — MNEASRINVKLSFREGVRRTAFKIVGMHCATCSLTVQKALLSVPGVLAADVSLANDEAVVVLDPGRVKYIDLLKAVEKAGYDIYREEATVGIRGLSPGDEALILNALNIPGVFEARVNLAYGEVKVTYNPLELNESNIVKAIEDLGLKVTYVKTGASGFDVDKRASEADLRDLRNRLLVSAPLTAVIMIIVWVLEPKGVIPSQSALWVGLALATIVEFYPGWRFIRGAVRAFRNGTANMDTLVALGTLTAYTYSLLYALHLVGGEAFLDSGPAVITLILLGRWLEARVRLRAASTVRSLAQLIPGKARVLVDGREIETNVKDIKPGDTIIIRPGELIPVDGIVNEGNGHVDESSMTGESEPRLKRIGDVALAGTRLLDGYLVIRATRVGEFSLMAQVIKLAREAQAARLPIQSIVDKISAYFTWVVIAVAALTLITWLSLGAPLYLAVLHMASVLVVACPCALGLATPMSIVVGVNKAAQDGILIKRGEAFERLNGVKVMAFDKTGTLTEGAPRVIKTIIDKESLILAASAEYPSNHPLAKAIVNYAESMGVKPITVSEFNQLEGMGVIAVVNGRSVGVGNMKLVKGMEAYLSPEFRKLSEGIESEGYTPLFVVIDGVVKGVLAVGDPLRVNAYETVNEVKRLGLRTIMLTGDAEGPAHAVAEKLGIDDVYADLMPDDKARVIREVKTKYGSVAMVGDGINDAVALNEADVGIAMGTGSDVAKEAGDVVLVSGNLKAIPRLIRLSRTVVSNIKFNIFYAFAYNIILIPVAAGVIPGLTLRPELAGLAMALSSLTVTLNAYSIKLRT, encoded by the coding sequence GTGAATGAGGCATCGAGAATTAATGTTAAGTTAAGCTTCAGGGAGGGGGTGAGGAGGACTGCCTTTAAGATAGTGGGCATGCATTGCGCCACATGTAGCCTAACCGTCCAGAAGGCTCTATTATCAGTGCCTGGTGTTTTGGCTGCTGACGTAAGCCTAGCCAATGATGAAGCCGTGGTTGTGCTGGATCCAGGTAGGGTTAAGTACATCGACTTACTTAAGGCTGTTGAGAAGGCCGGCTACGACATATATAGGGAGGAGGCTACAGTGGGTATTAGGGGTCTTAGTCCAGGGGATGAGGCGCTTATATTAAATGCCTTAAACATACCCGGTGTCTTTGAGGCTAGGGTTAACTTAGCGTATGGGGAGGTTAAGGTTACTTACAATCCCCTGGAGCTTAATGAATCAAACATAGTTAAGGCTATTGAGGACTTAGGCCTTAAGGTAACTTACGTTAAGACAGGGGCCAGTGGCTTCGATGTGGATAAGAGGGCTAGTGAAGCTGATTTAAGGGACTTGAGGAATAGGCTCCTTGTTTCAGCCCCCTTAACAGCGGTAATAATGATCATTGTATGGGTACTGGAGCCTAAGGGGGTAATACCTAGTCAATCAGCACTATGGGTGGGTTTAGCCTTAGCCACAATTGTTGAGTTTTACCCAGGTTGGAGATTCATAAGGGGTGCGGTTAGGGCCTTTAGAAACGGTACAGCCAACATGGATACCCTAGTGGCCTTAGGAACCTTAACAGCCTACACCTACAGCCTACTTTACGCACTTCACCTAGTCGGTGGTGAGGCATTCCTTGACTCAGGCCCAGCGGTAATAACCCTAATCCTACTGGGTCGTTGGCTTGAGGCCAGGGTTAGGCTTAGGGCAGCATCAACGGTGAGATCCCTAGCCCAATTAATACCAGGTAAGGCTAGGGTGCTGGTTGATGGAAGAGAGATTGAAACTAATGTCAAGGATATTAAACCAGGCGACACCATAATTATTAGGCCTGGTGAATTAATACCTGTGGATGGTATTGTGAATGAGGGTAATGGGCATGTTGATGAATCATCAATGACCGGGGAGAGTGAGCCTAGGTTAAAGAGGATTGGGGACGTGGCCCTAGCTGGAACTAGGCTACTTGATGGTTACCTGGTAATTAGGGCTACTAGGGTTGGTGAATTCAGTTTAATGGCTCAGGTAATTAAACTAGCCAGGGAGGCGCAGGCCGCTAGGTTACCGATACAATCCATTGTTGATAAGATATCAGCGTACTTCACCTGGGTGGTAATAGCTGTGGCTGCCTTAACGCTAATTACATGGCTTAGCCTAGGGGCTCCACTTTACCTGGCTGTACTCCACATGGCCTCTGTACTGGTGGTGGCTTGTCCCTGTGCCCTTGGTTTAGCCACACCCATGTCCATAGTTGTTGGTGTTAATAAGGCTGCCCAAGACGGTATATTGATTAAGAGGGGTGAAGCTTTTGAGAGACTTAATGGTGTTAAGGTCATGGCGTTTGATAAGACTGGTACATTAACCGAGGGGGCGCCTAGAGTCATTAAAACTATTATTGATAAGGAGTCATTAATCCTAGCGGCATCAGCAGAGTACCCTTCAAACCACCCATTAGCTAAGGCAATAGTGAATTACGCCGAGTCAATGGGGGTTAAGCCAATTACCGTCAGTGAGTTTAATCAATTGGAGGGTATGGGGGTTATTGCGGTGGTTAACGGTAGGAGTGTTGGGGTTGGTAACATGAAGCTGGTTAAAGGCATGGAGGCTTACCTAAGCCCCGAATTCAGGAAGTTAAGTGAAGGCATTGAGAGTGAGGGTTATACACCATTATTCGTGGTGATTGATGGTGTTGTTAAGGGTGTATTAGCCGTGGGTGATCCATTAAGGGTTAACGCCTATGAGACTGTTAACGAGGTTAAGAGACTGGGGTTAAGAACAATAATGCTCACCGGTGATGCCGAGGGACCGGCACATGCTGTAGCTGAGAAACTGGGTATTGATGATGTTTACGCAGACCTAATGCCTGATGATAAGGCTAGGGTTATTAGGGAGGTTAAGACTAAGTATGGTTCAGTGGCCATGGTTGGTGATGGGATTAACGACGCTGTTGCCCTTAATGAGGCCGACGTGGGTATAGCAATGGGTACTGGTAGTGATGTTGCCAAGGAGGCTGGGGACGTTGTGTTGGTTTCAGGGAACCTTAAGGCTATTCCAAGGCTCATAAGATTATCAAGAACCGTGGTGAGTAACATTAAATTCAACATATTTTACGCCTTCGCCTACAATATAATACTAATACCGGTGGCAGCTGGCGTAATACCTGGCTTAACCCTAAGGCCTGAACTAGCCGGCCTGGCCATGGCTTTAAGTAGCTTAACGGTAACGTTAAACGCGTACTCAATTAAGTTGCGTACCTAG
- a CDS encoding YHS domain-containing protein encodes MVKHIDPVCGMEVEETQFKSLYRGKVYYFCSRQCKEAFDKDPERYLREGPKGMPNM; translated from the coding sequence ATGGTTAAGCATATTGACCCAGTGTGCGGTATGGAGGTTGAGGAGACCCAGTTCAAGTCACTGTACAGGGGTAAGGTGTATTACTTCTGTTCAAGGCAATGCAAGGAGGCGTTTGATAAGGACCCTGAAAGGTACTTAAGGGAGGGGCCTAAGGGTATGCCCAACATGTAG
- a CDS encoding TRASH domain-containing protein, which yields MINGSGFSRFNELELRALELLSEDSRLSVSELASRLGVSKATASRLIKSLRGKGVRFTVNITQGYPRAYVVARRRGEGECYRLVDGKYMIVLTAGDFNSLTKLISEVKGKEAVYIVLGQCSDTSELSTMPRLVCDYCGGPINGSPITYRRGRRVYYLCCKTCLRELKKRLSMRRHDAE from the coding sequence ATGATTAATGGTTCAGGTTTTTCAAGATTCAATGAACTTGAGTTGAGGGCTCTTGAATTACTCAGTGAGGATTCAAGGTTAAGTGTTTCAGAATTAGCCAGTAGACTGGGTGTCAGTAAGGCTACTGCATCAAGGTTAATTAAATCACTTAGAGGTAAGGGTGTTAGGTTCACGGTTAATATTACTCAAGGCTACCCAAGGGCATACGTGGTGGCTAGGAGAAGAGGGGAGGGGGAGTGTTATAGGCTTGTTGACGGTAAGTACATGATTGTCTTAACCGCAGGAGACTTTAATAGTCTTACTAAACTCATTAGTGAGGTTAAGGGTAAGGAGGCTGTTTACATAGTCCTTGGGCAATGCTCGGATACTAGTGAATTAAGTACTATGCCTAGGTTAGTCTGTGATTACTGCGGTGGCCCAATAAATGGGTCTCCGATTACTTACAGGAGGGGGAGGAGGGTGTATTACCTATGTTGTAAAACATGTTTAAGGGAGCTTAAGAAGAGGCTAAGCATGAGGAGGCATGATGCTGAGTGA
- the secY gene encoding preprotein translocase subunit SecY — translation MASKRFIEMVEPLLTLMPTVPRPNRPVTLGSRLIWTFLAATVYLLLSVTPLYGIVASSSSPLFNPLVAIIFASTNGTLAQLGIGPIIIAGIIMELVAFSELMDVDLNDPKDQARFTALTKLVAVIIAMFEGAFIMSTHQLTVANAGLAFIVWLQMLFGAVIVILLDDLISKGWGIGSGISLFILISIIRSIFQSTFMPVTVGAGELLGIIPALVAAVYSAAVSHTLAPLLSIVYRFNLPGLIGLIATIVLGGFIAYVELMEVRIPLSFVQYGGYKMSYPFKVMYVSVLPIIFTAYTVALIYNGLYFIWTTYNPHNANALLNSIACIRVITTAKFGTINEPCPSSLIYYFTVVPYNITPQYVVVHILMYVVLSVVFAYLWVNLAGLSAEDQARTMVSSGLSIPGFRASARSLAVHLKRYVNSLTFTSGLLAGFIAALGDVLGVYGTGIGLILMVEIIIQYYTIAMQEQLFEAYPGLKRILGVE, via the coding sequence GTGGCGTCTAAGCGATTCATAGAGATGGTGGAACCGCTCTTAACGCTAATGCCCACTGTCCCCAGGCCCAATAGGCCGGTTACCCTGGGTAGTAGGCTAATATGGACCTTCCTAGCGGCTACAGTTTACCTACTCCTATCAGTAACGCCGCTATACGGTATTGTGGCTTCATCAAGTAGCCCGCTCTTCAACCCGCTGGTGGCTATAATATTCGCCTCAACCAACGGTACATTGGCTCAACTGGGTATAGGCCCAATAATAATAGCTGGAATAATAATGGAGCTTGTAGCCTTCTCTGAGTTAATGGATGTTGACTTAAATGACCCTAAGGATCAAGCAAGGTTCACTGCATTAACGAAGCTTGTAGCCGTGATAATAGCCATGTTTGAGGGAGCATTCATAATGTCAACCCACCAGTTAACCGTAGCCAACGCTGGATTAGCCTTCATTGTGTGGCTTCAAATGTTGTTCGGAGCCGTAATAGTTATACTGCTTGATGACTTAATATCCAAGGGATGGGGTATTGGAAGCGGCATATCATTATTCATACTCATAAGCATAATTAGGTCCATTTTCCAATCCACATTCATGCCTGTAACCGTGGGTGCAGGGGAGTTACTAGGTATTATACCTGCCCTAGTGGCTGCAGTATACAGCGCCGCAGTATCCCACACGCTTGCACCATTATTATCCATAGTTTATAGATTCAACCTACCCGGCCTAATAGGCTTAATCGCAACAATAGTCCTAGGTGGCTTCATAGCATACGTTGAGTTAATGGAGGTTAGGATACCGTTATCCTTCGTGCAGTACGGTGGATACAAGATGTCGTACCCATTCAAGGTAATGTACGTCTCAGTCCTACCCATAATATTCACAGCATACACAGTGGCGTTAATATATAATGGACTCTACTTCATTTGGACAACATATAATCCCCATAACGCTAACGCATTATTAAATTCAATAGCCTGCATAAGGGTTATTACAACCGCTAAATTCGGTACTATTAATGAACCATGTCCATCATCCTTAATATACTACTTCACCGTGGTGCCGTATAACATTACCCCACAGTACGTGGTGGTTCACATACTCATGTACGTCGTGCTCTCAGTGGTCTTCGCCTACCTATGGGTTAATTTAGCTGGTTTAAGCGCCGAGGATCAGGCCAGGACCATGGTTTCAAGCGGCTTATCAATACCAGGCTTCAGGGCATCAGCGAGGTCGCTTGCAGTGCACTTGAAGAGGTACGTTAATTCACTAACCTTCACCAGCGGCTTACTGGCTGGTTTCATTGCAGCCCTTGGTGATGTATTAGGTGTATATGGTACTGGCATAGGCCTAATACTAATGGTGGAGATAATAATACAGTACTACACGATAGCGATGCAGGAGCAGTTGTTTGAGGCTTATCCAGGGCTTAAGAGGATTCTAGGTGTTGAGTAA
- a CDS encoding TIGR00269 family protein, with protein MVTLCDRCGVREAKYLKASSGEKLCLNCLFNTIEDTVARTVRRFRLITSGDRVGIAVSGGKDSLVLMYLLGKLRRLGRIPKDTVLIAFSIDEGQPYSCVRRANSMDYVAKLTEEFNIEYKVFRFSELFGVTAFDIAQGLWGKGVNTHMCTICGVMRRRAMNIVGRMLNLTKIATGHNLDDEAQTVLLNVTGNDVKRFAWFGATPSNDVAEEEFIPRIKPLRFIREEEVALYAYYHGIPLMTIECPFVYNNPRYELKFTLARWERDNPNVKYSMVSFGDEVSKMVNERFKGQVKLNKCIHCGFPTSGSVCRVCELLKQAGLLERYINHIRPVNTQQGA; from the coding sequence ATGGTTACTTTATGCGATAGGTGTGGTGTTAGGGAGGCTAAGTACCTTAAGGCATCCAGTGGTGAGAAACTATGCTTAAACTGCCTATTCAACACCATTGAGGATACTGTGGCTAGGACTGTGAGGAGGTTTAGGTTAATCACAAGTGGTGATAGGGTTGGTATAGCGGTAAGTGGCGGTAAGGATAGCCTAGTACTCATGTATCTTCTAGGTAAGTTACGGAGACTAGGTAGGATACCTAAGGATACTGTCTTAATAGCCTTCAGTATTGATGAGGGGCAACCCTACAGTTGCGTTAGGAGAGCCAACTCAATGGACTACGTGGCTAAGTTAACTGAGGAATTTAACATTGAGTATAAGGTATTCAGGTTCAGTGAATTATTCGGGGTAACGGCGTTTGATATTGCACAGGGATTATGGGGTAAGGGGGTTAACACGCACATGTGTACTATATGCGGTGTCATGAGGAGGAGGGCAATGAATATAGTGGGTAGGATGCTTAACTTAACCAAGATAGCCACGGGGCATAATCTTGATGATGAAGCACAGACAGTGCTCCTTAACGTCACCGGTAATGATGTTAAACGCTTCGCCTGGTTTGGGGCAACGCCAAGTAATGATGTCGCCGAGGAGGAGTTCATACCTAGGATTAAACCCCTGAGATTCATTAGGGAGGAGGAGGTGGCTCTATACGCCTACTACCATGGAATACCCTTAATGACCATTGAATGCCCCTTCGTCTACAATAATCCACGCTACGAATTAAAATTCACCCTAGCCAGGTGGGAGAGGGATAATCCTAATGTTAAGTACTCAATGGTTTCCTTCGGTGATGAAGTCTCAAAAATGGTTAATGAGAGGTTTAAGGGACAGGTTAAACTCAATAAATGCATCCACTGCGGCTTCCCAACCTCAGGAAGCGTGTGCAGGGTGTGTGAACTGCTTAAGCAGGCTGGGTTACTTGAAAGGTACATAAACCATATAAGACCAGTTAACACTCAACAGGGTGCATGA
- the alaXM gene encoding alanyl-tRNA editing protein AlaXM, whose translation MPTIHVYQQDSYLKEVDAKVIAVDGSNVILDKTIIHPSSGGVVHDTGLIITKGEQYRIIDAVHKRDTDDVIHVLDRSPQLKYGDDVKVVLDWDRRYRLMRLHTASHIMAGIAYSKYNALVTGGDIQPDYARDDYSLTAGGEELRRIFNEIVTEANEIVKKGIEVKVYWMPREEALKVPGIVKLAEREPPPGDKWRIVEIPGVDVQADGGPHVANTREIGEIIIQKIENRGRNKKRIYFTVKP comes from the coding sequence ATGCCAACTATTCACGTGTATCAACAGGATAGTTACCTTAAGGAGGTGGATGCGAAGGTTATTGCTGTTGATGGTAGTAACGTTATCCTTGATAAAACTATAATACACCCAAGTAGTGGTGGTGTTGTTCATGATACTGGCTTAATCATTACTAAGGGTGAGCAGTACAGGATTATTGATGCTGTACATAAGAGGGATACTGATGATGTTATACACGTACTGGATAGGAGTCCTCAACTTAAGTATGGTGATGATGTTAAGGTTGTATTAGATTGGGATAGGCGTTACAGGTTAATGAGACTCCACACTGCATCACACATAATGGCTGGGATAGCTTACTCAAAGTACAATGCCCTAGTAACTGGGGGTGATATTCAACCAGACTACGCTAGGGATGATTATAGTCTCACAGCCGGTGGTGAGGAGCTTAGGAGGATATTCAATGAAATAGTGACTGAGGCTAATGAGATTGTTAAGAAGGGTATTGAGGTTAAGGTTTACTGGATGCCGCGTGAGGAGGCGCTTAAGGTACCAGGTATAGTTAAGTTAGCTGAGAGGGAGCCGCCGCCTGGTGATAAGTGGAGGATTGTTGAAATACCTGGTGTTGATGTTCAGGCTGATGGTGGTCCACATGTCGCTAATACTAGGGAGATTGGGGAAATCATTATTCAGAAGATTGAGAATAGGGGTAGGAATAAGAAGAGGATTTACTTCACTGTTAAGCCGTAG